The Metamycoplasma phocicerebrale genome includes a region encoding these proteins:
- a CDS encoding P68 family surface lipoprotein, with the protein MKKTNKILLSLTPAAALVLPLAAISCGGGRFDQNYDGKLKVATGFSENNNQGIAMKSVIEAYNNWLKSGTAEEQKQRKEEGYLPTEVEFLPNGYSTGPLTTQLAAKEKNKFWNIFINYPTAASILATKEMNLAFPADEYEQLGIFKTFKDVNDGIGGNTEKKEKWVIPFSRSSEMSSIDMVVLGKLLKEIKAIDGVNVDSNSEKLKTINKYIALYEKEKSDDSKYVDEEWDKAKVTGTDLDNVKKAIKEMNITLSDDMFYEYDNLIKFSIAAKRLYAKDNGKYILAFDSLPSAINVMNYAVTKGNKSKQYINPSKEHLRTGGFDYESFVKEGTEQNKLFKNLLKNVFEDIRTGAVWIGGAGSYGSNLLTRHNLAISIGSTAGFYHTFIKNDLTIYYINDEKLEVERPSQLSKQTDKNIAFNIKSGSYTNKIFKAKVEEGTKIGKYDKQFASKEAEDKFNSLFKDGYDLLEAELKEKESKLTSKGNEIILSPEQLKKVFNVGNKVFANSSTNYVLIEKSLVQSKKIDSNKLLNRDEADWISAPLRKTHEDKKSVFVQGPSLVLIHANEKEDKATKLLVKWLFRHKHTELEIKNKKYNNLNSVDAFNQAGSYISPTDSYFDPNNAEVIKTLTPAEQLTFNNFKLVAENPGEYQVAEDVASSLSDKLRDAIRIGGSTMTTQVSTNKNPTFEQFLEEIQKAFK; encoded by the coding sequence ATGAAAAAAACAAACAAAATATTATTATCATTAACACCAGCAGCAGCTTTAGTGTTGCCACTAGCAGCTATTTCATGTGGTGGAGGAAGATTTGACCAAAACTATGATGGAAAATTAAAAGTTGCTACTGGATTTTCTGAAAATAATAATCAAGGTATAGCAATGAAAAGTGTTATTGAAGCTTACAATAATTGACTAAAATCAGGAACAGCAGAAGAACAAAAACAACGTAAAGAAGAAGGATATTTACCTACAGAAGTAGAATTCTTACCTAATGGATATAGCACTGGTCCTTTAACAACTCAATTAGCAGCAAAGGAAAAAAATAAATTTTGAAATATTTTTATTAATTATCCTACAGCAGCTTCAATTCTTGCTACTAAAGAAATGAATTTAGCATTTCCAGCAGATGAATATGAACAATTAGGCATTTTTAAGACATTTAAAGATGTAAATGATGGTATTGGTGGAAACACTGAAAAGAAAGAAAAATGGGTTATTCCATTTTCACGTTCTTCAGAAATGTCATCAATTGATATGGTAGTTTTAGGTAAATTACTAAAAGAAATTAAAGCAATAGATGGTGTAAATGTAGATTCAAATTCTGAAAAACTTAAGACTATAAATAAATATATTGCTTTATATGAAAAAGAAAAAAGCGATGATAGTAAATATGTCGATGAAGAATGAGACAAAGCCAAAGTAACAGGAACAGATTTAGATAATGTTAAAAAAGCAATTAAAGAAATGAATATAACATTAAGCGATGACATGTTTTATGAATATGATAATTTGATTAAGTTTTCAATAGCAGCCAAAAGATTATATGCTAAAGATAATGGAAAATATATTTTAGCATTTGACTCTTTACCTTCAGCAATTAATGTTATGAATTATGCTGTAACAAAAGGTAATAAATCAAAACAATATATTAACCCTTCAAAGGAACATTTGAGAACAGGTGGTTTTGATTATGAATCATTTGTTAAAGAAGGTACAGAACAAAATAAATTATTCAAAAATTTACTTAAAAATGTTTTTGAAGATATTAGAACAGGAGCAGTTTGAATTGGCGGAGCCGGTTCATATGGTTCAAATTTATTAACAAGACACAATTTAGCTATTAGTATAGGTTCAACAGCAGGTTTCTATCACACATTTATTAAAAATGATTTAACAATTTACTATATTAATGATGAAAAATTAGAAGTTGAAAGACCAAGTCAATTAAGTAAACAAACTGATAAAAATATAGCATTTAATATAAAATCTGGAAGCTATACAAACAAGATCTTCAAGGCTAAGGTTGAAGAAGGAACCAAGATTGGCAAATATGATAAACAATTCGCTTCAAAAGAAGCTGAAGATAAATTCAATAGTTTATTTAAAGATGGATATGATTTATTAGAAGCTGAATTAAAAGAAAAAGAATCAAAATTAACAAGTAAGGGAAACGAAATTATTTTAAGTCCAGAACAACTTAAAAAAGTATTTAATGTGGGCAACAAGGTTTTTGCTAATAGTTCAACAAATTATGTTTTAATTGAAAAATCTTTAGTACAATCAAAAAAAATAGATTCTAATAAACTTTTAAATAGAGACGAAGCTGATTGAATAAGTGCTCCTTTGAGAAAAACCCATGAAGATAAAAAATCAGTATTTGTACAAGGTCCATCATTAGTATTAATTCATGCTAATGAAAAAGAAGATAAAGCTACTAAATTATTAGTAAAGTGATTATTTAGACATAAACACACAGAATTAGAAATCAAAAATAAAAAATATAATAATTTAAATTCAGTTGATGCCTTTAATCAAGCCGGAAGTTATATTTCACCAACAGATTCATACTTTGATCCTAACAATGCAGAGGTAATAAAAACTTTAACACCAGCAGAACAACTTACATTTAATAATTTTAAATTAGTTGCTGAAAACCCTGGTGAATATCAAGTTGCAGAAGATGTTGCTTCTTCTTTATCTGATAAATTAAGAGATGCAATTAGAATAGGTGGAAGTACAATGACTACTCAAGTAAGTACTAACAAAAACCCTACATTTGAACAATTTTTAGAAGAAATCCAAAAAGCATTCAAGTAA
- a CDS encoding dUTP diphosphatase yields the protein MKLQLIFDAQKRLDKAFSDNIDKKERELFDIKIVIALLVELGEFANEVKAFKYWKKDKKIDRQKMLEEFADGIHFITSIAYPLNVSSEIEPEIKYDNFNLQLALTYKLFCNLLENKNKESVFEAFKAYLGLGSLMNIKENEIIESYLFKNQKNYQRIKDKY from the coding sequence ATGAAATTACAATTAATTTTTGATGCCCAAAAAAGATTAGATAAAGCTTTTAGTGATAATATAGATAAAAAAGAACGTGAATTATTTGATATTAAAATAGTTATAGCTTTGTTAGTTGAATTAGGAGAATTTGCTAATGAAGTTAAAGCTTTTAAATATTGAAAAAAAGATAAAAAAATTGATCGGCAAAAAATGTTAGAAGAATTTGCTGATGGAATTCATTTTATTACAAGTATTGCTTACCCTTTAAATGTTTCTAGTGAAATTGAGCCTGAAATTAAGTATGATAATTTTAATTTACAATTAGCATTAACCTATAAATTATTTTGTAATTTATTGGAAAATAAAAATAAAGAAAGTGTATTTGAAGCTTTTAAGGCTTATTTAGGTCTCGGTTCTTTAATGAATATAAAAGAAAATGAAATAATTGAGTCTTATTTATTTAAAAATCAAAAAAATTATCAAAGAATTAAAGATAAATATTAA
- the tsf gene encoding translation elongation factor Ts, with protein sequence MSVDLKKIKELRERTNSGFLDVKNALEATNNDVEKAIEWLQEKGILKAAKKAGRIAADGIVKATIQDNIAVIFELNSETDFVAKNDLFISLANKISKTLIENDFNSIEDVLALKIDGISIEEQTNFLTAKIGEKISLRRAQKFIAKNDEVVAGYTHANNRVATILIAKGSNAEALKNVSMHVAALNPSYISESNLSVEELKEIHDKLDASPALKNKPEKIQQTIKAGLLKKEFNEKGILLYQPFVMEDSKTVAQYLEESKLSLINSIRYEVGEGIEKKSVDFAAEVAEQMNAK encoded by the coding sequence ATGTCAGTAGATTTGAAAAAAATTAAAGAATTAAGAGAAAGAACAAATTCTGGTTTCTTAGATGTAAAAAATGCTTTAGAAGCAACTAATAATGATGTTGAAAAAGCAATTGAATGATTACAAGAAAAAGGAATTTTAAAAGCTGCTAAAAAAGCAGGCAGAATTGCTGCAGATGGTATTGTTAAAGCTACTATTCAAGATAATATTGCAGTTATTTTTGAATTAAATTCGGAAACAGATTTTGTAGCAAAAAATGATCTTTTTATTAGCTTAGCAAATAAAATATCAAAAACATTAATTGAAAACGATTTTAATTCAATCGAAGATGTTTTAGCTTTAAAAATTGATGGTATTTCAATCGAAGAACAAACAAATTTCTTAACAGCAAAAATTGGAGAAAAAATTTCTTTAAGAAGAGCTCAAAAATTTATTGCTAAAAATGATGAAGTTGTAGCAGGCTATACTCATGCTAATAATCGTGTTGCTACAATATTAATTGCTAAAGGATCAAATGCTGAAGCACTTAAAAATGTTTCAATGCATGTTGCTGCATTGAACCCATCTTATATAAGTGAAAGCAATTTAAGTGTAGAAGAATTAAAAGAGATTCATGACAAATTAGATGCAAGTCCAGCGCTAAAAAATAAACCAGAAAAAATTCAACAAACAATTAAAGCTGGTTTATTAAAAAAAGAATTCAATGAAAAAGGTATTTTATTATATCAACCATTTGTTATGGAAGATTCTAAAACAGTAGCTCAATATTTAGAAGAATCTAAATTATCATTAATTAATTCAATTAGATATGAAGTTGGCGAAGGAATTGAAAAGAAAAGTGTTGATTTTGCTGCTGAAGTTGCAGAACAAATGAATGCAAAATAA